CTGGCTGCCCCGAACAGGGGTCGCCGGTgcccgcggaggggccgcggAGGAGGTGCGCGTATGCGGCGcccgggggcgaggggaggcggcACGGCGGTGTCGCACCCCGGCCCCGGAGCTGCCCTtgccttctgcttctgctctcgACGCGAAGTCGCAGTTTCGTTCCGCGCTCGGTGTTTGCGGGGCGCGTAGGGAGCGATAAAGGGCGCGGTGCCGGGCGCTGAGGgatgccgagtgctgcgggtccGAAACAGCCGGGCGGTCGCCGCCGGAGTCTCCGCAGCCGAGCGCGTAGCATCTGCTGGCGCGTTTGAACTGTCTGCTTGTATGGTTATTGGAAAGCAACTGGCTCCTCGGGATTCCTTGCCTAATCAGAGGTgttacctcctcctcttcccccagtgTCTCTTGACATCATTTCATCCATCAgagtttcagagaaaaaaaaaaaaacacacacaacccAAAGCAGAACCCACCCAGTCTGTGAGCAGCCCACACCAGCCCCTCAGTTTCGCTGTGActgcagggaagagctggatCAGGGCAAAGATGAAGGatgggagcagggctgagctcctTGTCCTGAAGGATTTGATGCGGGGCGAATCGAGGGGTATCCGGGGCGGTGCACCGATCGGCATCCCCCGTACCCTGGGAGGGGATCAATAAACCCTGCGGCCGTGCGTGGGGATGCGGAGGCGCTTGACCCACGGAAGAAAGAAGCCCTCAAGGTGCGTTTGCTCCTGCCGGTCATTGTTGCTCCATGGGATTTCTTCTGCCCCCCGCGACTGACCTGATGTGGACCGAAGCGTTTCTAACATGAACTTTCTCTCTGGGATCTGGTGGTCTCTTCCCCTAGTCTTGGTCTGGGTGACCCCACCAGTCACCTCCTCATGGTGGTAAGTTGTGCAATTCCAggaatttttatttgcttttgggaAAGGTGGGGTCGGATTAATtgtaaattggggggggggaggggagggcaggcttTTACAAGCGGAGCTCGCTGCTGCCAGCTTTCTGGTCCAAAAAGCCCGGCCTTAACGCAAGCGGGATTAGACGGGCTCGGCATCTCCTTCCACACCCCGTCTCTGCTCTCCGGCCGCCTCCTTCGCCTAAGCGCAGAGCAGCTGcgggggctgagcggggctggggccgcgggggcccggggcggcggggcagcgggcaCCTCCCGGCCGGCGCTGCCAGAGCCGGCAGAGGGGCCGccggagggagagggaggagggcaggCTTGCCGGGAACACGCCCGAGGTGCGCGGATGAagcgctgctgctggcagccagccctCCGCGCCCCGGCGGCTCTGGGAATTGGCTAcaacagggtttggggtttttttgtttgtttttttttttgttttgttttgtttttttttcctttttcctcgcTCCCCCCGTCCCCTCCTTCCCTCAAAGTTTCTCCTCGCTGAACTGCAAACTGCGGGTGCAAAGGGTGGACAGCCCTGCGGGCAGCGCAGCACCCCGCTTCAAATGGGATTTGAGCTCGTTGCGGGGCGTCCGAGTCAGCTGCAAAACACGGGTCCGTGTAACGGGTTAGAATGGAACGAGAAACCTGCCCCTCAAACTGGGGACCCCAACCAAGCCCAGATCGAAAAGCCTTGGCGTAGAAGAGAAGTTAAACCGCTTCTTATAAATCCGGGGAACACATTTAACCTTGACACTGGCTGACGCGGGATCAAAGCCTGATTTATCAGACTGAGCATATTTCAATAAAATGACTATCTGTGTCCACAGCCGTATAAACGTAATTTATTGCGGTGGCTTTTTGTCATGGTGTCTTTTAACtgccacttaatttttttttttttttaaatcacggCTTTAACGATTTTATGATCGTATAAAATTATGAAGATACCGGAAAaggacattttcttctgtttgatcCCTTCAAAAGACACCTAGAGTAGTTTGGGTTTTATAAAAGGTACCTTTCGAAATATTTCAGGACTAATAGAGACCATCTGGATACAGATGATgatgtaatttaatttttgtcaaggttttttttttttttttaagcactgcaCGGAGCTGTAATAGCGGGCTTTGGGGTTCTCCTAAATGCTTCACGTTATTAAAAAACACAGCATCGGAGACTAATGTTAAGGGATTTCCACCAAAAAGGCAGAGGAATCCGGCAGAGGAGGGCTCCAGCCCGCAGACGGGGCGCTGAGAACCCCCTCAGAGCCGGTGCCCGGGGGTCGCGGCGGGCCCCGGGCGCtgccctgccccttccctcccgcaGGTACATGGGGGCCGTGGGCTCGTCGCGGGTGATGTGCGACAACGTGCCGGGCCTGGTGAGCCGGCAGCGGCAGCTGTGCCGCCGGCACCCCGAGGCGATGCTCTCCATCGGCCGCGGCGTGGCCGCCTGGACGGCGGAGTGCCAACACCAGTTCCGCCGGCACCGCTGGGACTGCAACGCCCTGGAGCGGGGGCAGCGCCTCCTCGGCCGCGTCCTGCTGCGCAGTGAGTCCCGCGGGGCGTGGCGGGGcgtggcggggcggggcaggTGCCTTCCCGCGGGCTCGGGCGGGGTGCGCAGCCCCTGCGCAGCTCCCGCCGCGGCGCCTTCGGGCTAAGGGTGAAAGGGGTTTGGGAGGGTCGGTGTCAGGGCTAAAGGGGTTTTAGGGGCGGTCGGCGCTGGGGCTGGCACCGCTGGGGCGCGGTCGGTACCACCGGAGAGCGGCGGCAAGTGGGGGCCCTCCTCCTGTTACCCTCGGTCCTAGCAACGGGGAAGCTTCGTTTTACATTTCAGGAGGAAATGCAAAATTGTCCTAGAGTCTCTCAGTCAGCAGAACGGCACATACGATAACGAGAAGTGCTGCTTTGCTTAAAACCTCTATCAGAGCAGAAAGGCATGGGCAAGGGTCAGAAAGCGGGGTTCGGCATCTTAGGGGCTGGCCCTGCAATTCCCAGCTTCTCAGTTTTTCATTGTGTAATGGACCCCCAAATTAAGGGCTACAGAGAAATCGAGGTGCCAGAATGCAGCAGCTGGGCAGAAGGCTTTCCAGCACAGCCCATCCTGCCTAGGGAGACCAGTACTCTGGGGAGGCTGAAAGGGGCAGCCCGTGTCCAAACAGGATCCCAGTGCATTGGGATGGCAGACGACACCGGTTCCCGCTGGAGCACTTCCCCGGGGAAGCGCAGTGGCAGGGTGCAGTCCCGCAGGGTTGTGCTGCCTGCGAGGTGTGGGGTCTGCGCCCgtgccgggcagcgctgccctccaGGCCCTCAGCCCTCTGCGGGGATGCGACAGCCGGTCCCTCAGATCAGGCTCTGGGGGAGGGAGAAGCGGGGACACATCTGATAGGGGTGAGCCAGGCTTGTGCAGACCCTGAGCAGCTGAGGACTACAATGTGCTTCCTACCCTGAGGGGGGATGGTTAAGCAGGGTGTTGTTGCCATCTAAATGTCGGGCTAAGGCATCTAGCGAGTCTTCAGACAGCTTATACGGTCCTTTTGACTCAAAGAAAGGGCTGAGATCTGTTACCGTGCCAAGATGTCCCTATCCAAGTGATAAACGTGCTGAGATTCTTCTAAACTGCAGCTCTTTCCACGAAACGCCACACCTGGGCGCACAGCCATGGCACgcagctggtggggctggccCTGCCCTGGCACTTGTGTCCCTGGGATGTCCCCGGCACCGTTGGAGAAAGCCTCTCCAGGCTGTGAGCAGCGTGAcacctgcagggagaggaggaggaaagtacCCTGGGGCCATCGCCCCggcggtggggatggggaggaggataGGAGACACTGGGCACGCTGTCCTGAGCAGTGGGATTTCGTCCACGGAGCATCATTTGGTGCCAGGCTCCACTGCTGGTAAACGGTTGGTTCCCATAACCAGCTTCATGTTCCCTTAGCAATTATTTGTGAGTAACCAGTAACGTCACCCATCAGCTGAAGTTTTCGATGAGGTTTGTCTGACATTCAGGAAAACACGTCTGGCAGGACATGGCTTAATTCTGATGAGGCTATttcataaaaaaagtaaaaatgcagtttttccaAAAGTGAAGTTTTCACTGTTGGCTCGTGGGAGATAATTAAGGCGTCAGGCTTCTGAGCTCTATGCTGAACCTGATCAGGCAGTGATTGCGATGGGAAATGTTGCTTGATAGTGCTctaatttgaaatgaaatgtttttgattAGTTTAATAAACTCAAGTGAAACATTTATCTTCCAACGACATtgagtgtttctttttaatttgtaaaatttaatttgtAAAAGTGTTGATGTTTCCGAATATGTTTTCTCAGAAATGAAATCTTCAAAAGAGCGTGATTTGTAACAAGCCACAATATCTCCTGCCTGATTTTGAAGGCAGTGTAGAGAAGGCGGGGTTTGCCCAGTCCTTTTGCAAGCTCTTTGTTGCCATTTGCCAAAGGTTTGCACAGCACACGGAAGCCTAAGGCCCTTCCTATTTGAAACATCTAGATGCTACTGGAATATGAATACTAAATAATAGTATTTATGAATAATAGTGAGTAATAAGTTATACGGTGTAATGCTGCCCCTACAATAAAATCACAGATAACATTCCCTCTTTGGGGTCGTAGTTTACTGTGCTAACATTACTTAAGGCTTACAAGTCCTCCTAACGGGTCTCTCTCACAGCTAGTGGCCTTAGATACTGCACAAAAATCTACTTCTCACTCTTTCCATgctaaaaaaaacttttaaagtatGAAAATATCCCATTGCCATAAATAATGTTGTGCCAAAATAACATAGCTCTGTATTGTAAATTAcatcttaaaataaacttaagCAATTACTGCACTAAAGTATGTACCCAATAGCCTAAGAGTAGGCATAGCCTAGAAATGCAGATAACCTTTGGTATAATAAAGTATCTTCGTTAAGAGTAGGGAAAACTGCCCGAGCAGCTGGCGCGTGGAAGTCACAGCTGCCAGGCCAAATCCTGCCTCAAGCATGACACAAGCAGTGCCATTGATTTAATGGAACTTGTTTGTGTGAATTATGGTTACCAGGCTTGGTTCTAGGCAGAAAAcctgaatttaatttattttcagaaaataacacCCAAGATTTCTCCCTACTGCCTTTTAAGCAGGAAAGTTTATTCCAAGTGCTTCGGAAGAGGAAAAGCTAGTTTCAAGAGTTATTTGCAGTATTTTGCAATGTACATGTTGTTCCAGTGTCcctatttaataatttcttaaacCTATCTCTGAAATCGCACTTCATCTATTTCTCTAAATCGATGAAATGTGTTAGAAATACCAGCTGTCCTATTCACGTATCTGTACAAAACAACTGATCCGTGAAAGTATATTAATCAATATCAGAAGCAAACGTTTAATGTTTTCCAACTCTAACACTATATTGATGAGCTTTTACCAGGGAGGGGTCCAAGTCTAAGCCATGACTAATTCTGGCTCCAGGGAATGTGTATTTGTGTGATTTCAGCCCAGTTTTATCTTTTGCTCAGCAAAAAAGTCCAGGCTAACTGGCTGGAGTTAGGATAGCCACTCAAACTAACTACCCCAGCGAttttttaaggactttttttgtttcaggtagTCGGGAATCTGCTTTTGTACATGCCATCTCCTCCGCCGGAGTTGTTTTTGCCATCACCAGGGCATGTAGCCAAGGGGAGCTGAAATCCTGCTCCTGCGATCCCGAGAAGAAAGGCTCTGCCAAGGACAGCAAGGGCCATTTTGACTGGGGCGGCTGCAGCGATAACATCGACTACGGCGTTAAATTTGCCAGAGCCTTCGTGGATGCCAAAGAACGGAAAGGAAAAGATGCAAGGGCGCTGATGAACCTTCACAACAACAGAGCTGGAAGGAAGGTGGGTGTCCACCCAACTGATGCCTGGAGGTGCGCTCAGTGAGCTCCCGCAGGCCTGGGGCAGGTAACGGTTGGCCCTTGCTGACCGGTCCCAGCAGTTAGGAAGAAGTACGGGATGAGCGGGAGCCTGAGatgctttttctgtctctcttggAGGTTCAGTGTGGCAGAAATCTCCAAACAGACCGGGTGCAACTGCTTAACAGTGCTCCCGTCCGAGTCAGTTCAGCGGCTCCTTGCGTGGAAAGTTAAGCCCGAGCCCAAGTCGCTGCAGGATCAGTTTGGATGGAGGTTTTGTTTTGAGCCTAATCCTTATATATGGAGGAGTTTTACTTTCGGTTAATAAAGAATAGAAATTCCTAAGGGAGGCTGAAGACCACACTGAAGAACAGGCTTGACTATTAAAGAGTAAATTCAAAACAGCATTGGAGAAAAAAACCATACTGTCCATTCCTGTATGTATATGATAAACCTAAACACAAAATGAGCAGAGATAAAATACAGTTACTtcactttttaagaaaataaatccaaaatacatGTCCCTCCAAAAGGCATTGGGCTTGGCGCATGACCTGCTCTAAACAAAACCCTTCTCTAAACATTGtatgaaaataccatttttgaATTTCAACAAGAAGAGTCTACTTCTTTATTGTAGGTGAGTCGAAGGAGTAGTTGCCAGACATATTGCCCGCTGCTGGTGCAAGGGCTGAGGAATACATACACTAATATTTTGTGGTGGTAGTTATAAATAGTAAGAATAGTGCATGAGACTGGAATATGCTGTTTCATCATTCAAAACATATTCAAAATTTGTTACATCCAAAACGtctgaaataatacagaaaaatattgtaTAGTGCTAGATCAAGCACATCTAAAATGAATCTTAGAGGCTTCTTGTTTCTTGTCTTTGGTTTTCCTTAACGTACATTCAGTAGGAATACATTGTTCATACTCTAgtctttttgtattaaaaagttCCCTTTATAAACTGTAAAATTGTTCTATACTAACTAGCCCCTATTAGAAGAAAAGATCCAATTTTAATGAATTGTACTGCAAGTAGATGATTTTCCTGATAAATATTTCTCCTTCGACATCTTTCCTGTTTATTACCAGCAGGTGTAATTAATACCTAACAGAGACAGATGAGGCTATTCAGCTCAGTGATATGCATATGCAACACTATGGCTGTGTTTATGTTACTGTCAAAGAGACTGCAGTCTACAACACAAGCAAAGACTTTATGCGGGTGAATTAGCTCCATGCtgggaaatattttctgaaatagttGAGTATCttagtaagtttaaaaaaatatatatgccaAATAATAAGACAGTATTGGTAAGCAGatagttgtttggggttttttttagaaaaaagataaagagactttaataaatgtattttattaaaaataatcaacacATTCTCATATGCTTTAGGACCTGCTTTCTAGAAAGGAATGCTGTTTTGTATCCACAATGCAGGGACCTCACTACCTCAGTCTGCTCACAAGCTTGGCATTCAGATGTGGATAAGACCAGCTGTGCCCTCGGCTTTTTCTCACCCCCAAAAGGGGTGTTGAtaggtttcttttaaaactaGACTATTCAGTTTTTACTAATTCAAAAATAGATTgaataaataattataataatccTATATGAATCATACAAAATAATATGCAGTGTATCAGTATAGGAACATCACTGACAAAAAAGTCCTGCATCCCTGTGTGCTTCCTCTGCTATTCCAGGCCTCAGTCCAGCAAGCTGTTTTAAAGATACAAGTGGTTTGACTGATTCCTACTCAGATAATTAAAACCAAGCATCCGCCTAAATCCTTTTCTGAGCACGATCCCAGTTTTGTGATAGTACTATTGGCAACGAAGTGGGGCTGTGGGAATGTCAGTGACTTCTTTGAAGTAGTCAAATCGTTTACaagttggaaagaaagaaaattagaagtACTTTGTTTTTATAACACATTCTCACTTTATGACTAAGAGCTTGACTGAAAAATGCCACCTCGCTGTGCATCAGTCCCACTCTTAATCATGGAGCTTTCCTCTCTCTTACCTTCCTCCCATGATGCTGTTCCTCTGGTACAAACTCtaaaatgttcatatttcatGAACCCTTCAAGCACAATATTTATAGATCAAATACCCGTATCTTCAGAATTAGGAATGAATTATTTATTGTATATGAACCCTTCTGTTCTCCAACATCATACAGATAGCTTAAATGTCTGAGATGAAGCTGAATTGGCTTTAATGCTAACCAGATATTAAATTGATGATGAAGGTGATCTCTCCAGTGCAAGCTAATGAAGGTCTTACTCTAAAATGTTTGTTAAAAGGtttataagcattttaaaaataccatacTTTAAAATTTTACGTAGAGCAGATGCCTAGCCCAGGTACGATGCTTCACACGGTCTCTGCAAAACCATTTAAATATGAAATGCCTATGAATttctaagaaatatttgaaacacTATTCAGGGCAAAGGGCAACTTCATGAAGGCGAGCTAGAGAGGGTCAGCATGGCAATGCGTCAGCTGGAAAGATGGGGAAAGGGGGTACCTTTGCCTACCAAGGGGCTGAGTGATTCTGTCCATTTCCCAGCTCGTTTCCTCCTGTCCAGTCTGTGTCCTAGTGCTGTGGACCATCTCGATCCTCGGGATGactggcaggagagggaaggtAAGCCCACCAGCCGGAGGATTGCGTGTGCGGTTGAGTCAAGCAACCAGAGCAGACCAACCATGTGGGGATGACTTGATGCTACCAGTGGGTGTCACTACAGACCGTGATTTGGAGACCCACTGCAAGCCTGGCATTACAGGGTGAATGGAAAAGGGCCGAGAAgcataaattacagtttgttttacCTGTGTATATTTTACTGCGTTTCTAAACAGGCCGTGAAGCGGTTTTTGAAACAGGAGTGCAAATGTCACGGTGTGAGTGGATCATGCACTCTAAGGACCTGTTGGCTGGCCATGGCAGACTTTAGGAAAACAGGAGATTATCTGTGGAAGAAATACAATGGAGCGATTCAGGTGGTCATGAATCAAGATGGCACGGGTTTCACTGTGGCTAATAAGAGATTTAAGAAGCCAACTAAGAATGACCTGGTATACTTTGAAAGCTCTCCAGACTACTGTATCAGGGACAGGGATGTAGGTAAGCCTCTATCATTACACATGAATGGTTTTATTTCAGACATTTGTACTTTGAAGGTcaaaaattatcattattattgagtgtgtgtatatatatatatataaaaatctatgCATGTAACCAGCAGGAAACAGGCAGGAAGATGTTTTGGAAGGACAGCTCTGTACAAGAACAATAGCTCCTCGATGCCCCTAGGTGTACGACAGCCAGTTGTTCTAACATAATTCAGCAGTTTCCTCCAGATGCTTTGGAGCCCTGGAGACGCTGCAAGGCAAAAGCTGCTTTTAGGACAAGTTTGAGTGATGCTCTGGAGGCAGGTCCATACCATACACATCCACATACATGCTTGTATCACAGACATCACAAGTCCCGTGATGTCCCTACGATACCACCTCCTGTCGCACTGCTTCTCTTCCATATTGTTATGCTGCTCCTGCGGACCCTCAAGAGACAAGTGTCCTCCTTTACCTGCACATTCCTCGCAGCGCACCATGGACCGTGGACCGCGTAGCTGTAGACACACCTCTCCCCATCGGTAACGTAGGAGGTGCAGCAGCTTGGTGCAAACCATGCTCGCACCAGTCAATGCAGCTGTCGGTAACGTGGTGCAAGGCAGCTGGAGGACGTGCAGGTGGATGAAAGAATAGAGGTCGGTGGGGCTCAGCACACTGCGTCGAGTGACACAGCTGTTTATTCCTCTTTATGAGACAGTGTTGGCTCCGTCCATGATAACCATCACGTTTTCTGAAGAGTTGTGCCACCCCAGCAGGAAGAGGTAAAGTTTCAGGGCTGCTATTAACACTGAATTTTTCTGCTGTCAGAGATTTCAATAGAGACGCACTTAACGGTGTTACAGGGTTCAAGGCATTGCCAAGCACCAGGAATCCTGCTAACGATCTTGACCCATGTATAGTATTTCCTGATGTGGCAATTAAAAACTAGCAACTAGAAAACCAGAAATTTGGAAAAGAGAGCCGGACTGAGTAATGTATGAAAGATGTTGTGGAACTAACTACTAGGTTGTATAACGCACCAGATTGCACCCGATATGACGTATCCGTAAGTATCTGGATAGCAAGGCAGCTCAACTCTTTTTGGCACTGCTGCGTATTTACAATCCAAGTTTACTTGGAATAAGCATTGCAAAACAACTGTACTTAAATAAGAACAATATGTGAAATCCTAGACATGtactgttgacttcagtgaacCCAGAATTTCAGCCAGTACGCTTGTGTTGTACAGTGTTTCGGTTAGTTGAGTAGTCAAggtaattttaaatgttatttatggCTTTTGCAGGTGATGCTTATTACCTGCACAAGCGCATATTATTCCTTGAATAGTGACTGATACTGTAAAGTCTAATACTTTAATCCAAGTGAATAAATAGGCATATTGTGGCATTGTGCAGAGACTAACTTTGCAGACTAGGATTTATTCAAAACTTTATTTCTTGAAGTTGCCTCGTTCATTGTAAAACCTGCGATTTCTTTCCCCTAAAAAGGAGAGCCCGTACACGACCCACTTCTATGTCAAAAAGCCGTTTAATAATCTCTTTGTACTAAGCCTAATCTCATCTGTCAGTCTTGTTATTGTGGAGGAGAGTGGGCATTTTTCACCGCAGTGTATTACGCGCGCTTGGCTGATGCTGTCAGGCCTGCCCAGAGATGGCAGAGTCTGACACGTGCTTTGGCTCAGCTCAAGATAAGGCTGCGGATGAGGCGGTGTTTCCTTGCTGCCCAGAATTCAGAGAATGTGGCTGTTTGGAGGAGCACGTTTTTAGCAAGCTGCAGTAAACCTTTAACGGGATGGGGGATGCCCTGCTGCTCGTGTGGAGCAAAGAAAGAATCAGacgaacaaaaacagatctggcTTTGAGAGAGGTAATTTTGGCAgtggagcagcattttttctttattacctTTGGTTTGCCCTGTTGAGTGCTCCGGAGTGTCAGCCCTGTTAAATGACTGGAAATGAAATGAGATTATGGAAGCCTGAGTTTGGAAAGTCTGAGTGGGAGCATCTCAGCATCAGCTGAATGTAATACCACAGCGCGTTAGTATGTCCTTGAATACAGTTCTGCCTTTCACTCTCGGGGGAATTCAAGCAATTtagtgcttcaggaaaaaaaaagtatatctgGAGATTGATTAGTATTGGGACTGAATGGAGGATTTCCAGAGCAAACCTAATGAAGCGTCACGACTTGATCACACTTGGCCAGTGTCCTCTGTGGCTTGGGTGTGCTAAGACATATAAGCCAGTAAATTAAAGGTGCTCAGGGGTTGTATCATCAGCGGCCTATCCAAAAAACTATGCATCTCGTCTTCTGCTGTTGGGGCTTTTAGTGGAGGCTCTTCTCTCTGGTGACGGGCAGCCACTGGTTCTGGCAGTCTGTCTGGGGGAGGCAGCTGGACATACATGAATCAGCCCTACAAAGTGAAAAAtgtgttgttattatttttttcctagaaggaaAAGAGGAGTCATTGCTTTCAGGAGTGAGATAATACGTGGAAAACACTAATAGCAACTTAATAGCAAGAGAATGTAATAACCTGACCACCTCTTGTCTAACATTAAGATTTCACGACTTTTAGAAAAGGACCAAAGgaagattttcagaagtgttcagAATTCACTTAACGCTGCTCACATGggtgctgaaataatttttactaaCAATTTTGTACTCATAATTTGATAGAAACAGAGGTAGGACATCCCAGagggcttttgaaaatcttggtcATGAACTTACAAATTTTGCCACACCTTGCATGGTCTTCCCTTATATTGTCATAGATTTCCAGCTCCCAAAACCAATACAAGCATACCCAGGACTACGCAGGGAGAGACCTGTTAGAAATGATAAAGCTGTGAAGGGAACTAAAGTGACGGCCACGCAAGTGGCAGTCCCGCTGCAGCACGTACCTCTTACCCTGAGCGCGTAACTTCACCTCTGACATGCTCTTAAAGAGCTCTTGCTTGTCCGCTCGTAATTTCCTGTTAGAGCATTTTAAGTTTTGAAAGATTGCCATTTGACCATCCACGCAGGCTAGGCTGATTGAAAGCTGTTGCAAGTTTATTATGTTTTGAACGTGCCGGTGGGCAAGCAGAGACTGCTTTAGGAATAAACATAGGAGCCGTAGCGTGGGCATCACCAGCTTGCTGGGCGAGCTTTCGTTGCAGGCTGTTGTTCACAGAGACTATTACAGCAGTGTAATGTCTTCCcgcaaaagaaaacatttgagaacaggtttattaaaaattaatttgtacaGAGCAACCAAAAAACGCAGGTAGTGTTTGAGTGAAGCCTCTTCCTGCAGAGAGACCCCCACCAAAGTGTGTAGAGCAAGCTGAGCTCAGCTACGCGTGTGGAGGTGGTGCGTATGAGCCAGGAGGTTGCGTCCCCAGGCATGGACACCAAGGTGGAGGTGGTGGGCAAGCAGCAAGATGACGTTGGTGAGCGCGTGTTGACTGTTCACAACTGTTCTGGTAGCAACGAGGCTTCAGCCAcatggaggtggtggtggagcaGAGGCAGGTCGTGTCTACATGTAGATGGTCTcgagctgctgcagcagtgtcTCAGGACCTGCTGCAAACACATGTGCCATGTGCTTCAAGTCATCCGTAGGTTTCTCCCAATACTCACATGGTCCCGGTTTGGGCGCTGTCAAAGCCGGCGTCACTGCCTCTGCCTGCGTGTAGGATGTGGGTTGTGTACCTGGACTGTGGTGGCCATCTCCTGTGTCCCCAACAGGCAGACAGGGTGCTGCGGCTGGGTCTGAGGACCCTCCACACCTGGTCTCCTGGTGGAAAGCACTGTGGAGATGCATGTGCAATGCTACAGGCAGCCCCCGGGAGCTGCGCATTGGGTGAGAAACCACATGCCCAGGGTGACCTGCTTTGGGTCCTTCACAGGATTATTTTTgtgttaatttattttccctGCTGCCCCACGTAAGCCATTTGCTGCATTTTTGAGATGAATGAGGCTAAGTCCGGAGTGAAAGAAAAACGTGAGATTGAAGTGTAGCCTGCAAAGTACTGGTGTTGGGCAAGATGTGTTAGTACTTGAGGTATGTAACCCATGGAGGGAAACCAATCCTGATCTATGTCAAAAACTTCTCACTGAGGTTAGCCGCATACAGGCAGTCCCTGTGCAGCTTCTTGGCCCGTATCTCCCAATTTACGCATTGCAAACATGTTGGGTGCAGTCCCAGCCCCGTGCAAGCTGACGGTGGAGCTTGCGATGACTTCCATCAGGGCAGCTCTCCTCCAAGCACCGTCCGACAAGGGAGCAGCGCAATCGCCCCCAGAGCCTCTGGTTGCTGAGAGGTTATGACAGCTATCAGTGGCTATGGAAATTAGAGCGAGACACGTTTGCTCCGAACTGAATCTGGATGCTTTTATCAGCACGTTGCTGGCCT
This genomic interval from Calonectris borealis chromosome 1, bCalBor7.hap1.2, whole genome shotgun sequence contains the following:
- the WNT2 gene encoding protein Wnt-2 isoform X2, with the protein product MNFLSGIWWSLPLVLVWVTPPVTSSWWYMGAVGSSRVMCDNVPGLVSRQRQLCRRHPEAMLSIGRGVAAWTAECQHQFRRHRWDCNALERGQRLLGRVLLRSSRESAFVHAISSAGVVFAITRACSQGELKSCSCDPEKKGSAKDSKGHFDWGGCSDNIDYGVKFARAFVDAKERKGKDARALMNLHNNRAGRKAVKRFLKQECKCHGVSGSCTLRTCWLAMADFRKTGDYLWKKYNGAIQVVMNQDGTGFTVANKRFKKPTKNDLVYFESSPDYCIRDRDVGSLGTAGRVCNQTSRGMDSCEVMCCGRGYDTSRVSRMTKCECKFHWCCAVRCQDCLEVVDIHTCKAPKGAGWISRT
- the WNT2 gene encoding protein Wnt-2 isoform X1 codes for the protein MLRDFHQKGRGIRQRRAPARRRGAENPLRAGARGSRRAPGAALPLPSRRYMGAVGSSRVMCDNVPGLVSRQRQLCRRHPEAMLSIGRGVAAWTAECQHQFRRHRWDCNALERGQRLLGRVLLRSSRESAFVHAISSAGVVFAITRACSQGELKSCSCDPEKKGSAKDSKGHFDWGGCSDNIDYGVKFARAFVDAKERKGKDARALMNLHNNRAGRKAVKRFLKQECKCHGVSGSCTLRTCWLAMADFRKTGDYLWKKYNGAIQVVMNQDGTGFTVANKRFKKPTKNDLVYFESSPDYCIRDRDVGSLGTAGRVCNQTSRGMDSCEVMCCGRGYDTSRVSRMTKCECKFHWCCAVRCQDCLEVVDIHTCKAPKGAGWISRT